From Microcystis aeruginosa NIES-2549, a single genomic window includes:
- a CDS encoding glycosyltransferase family 39 protein, whose protein sequence is MNLSTVISALQQRSKERLSWSDFCWLGLVIILGLVIRLTQLTSKPPWTDEFATMVFSVGNNYQIVPLNQIISLTTLLAPLQSNHQATIADVIKLVIQEDNHPPLYFILAYLWNKLFFDRGEYVSLEGMRLLAVFWGVISIPLIYFISKLVFKSGSIAFLAAILMAVSPYGVFISQEARHYTLAVVFVLISLGCFLRASGKIIHRQRISPTLVFFWLIVNCIGLLVHYFFSLTILAEAITLLLILSNQIKQKNFWITNWWRLSLVFLGNLSFIIIWFITFVPKDYGNQMTGWIQRDNDSFLAVISPFFQLLGTLITMLSLLPVESESLIIILISGAIMIVFFLWIIPQLKTAWLDSYKPELGILSAFFLSSIAIFFVITYLLSVDITRGARYSFVYFPSVILILAILLDNCWQRQQQKIVIIVIIMALFSSLSVTFNLGYRKYYRPDKLVTTIENNSRYPLVIATSYRSLVQVGEMMGIAWEFNQRFPDKNPKFILVNSGQKPNFNLSSSAHFELWLINFHSSIDLSDCQLSELSSNYVTGYQYQKFLCGRSMDYNNKVK, encoded by the coding sequence TTGAATTTATCTACAGTCATTTCTGCTCTACAACAAAGAAGCAAGGAGCGGTTATCTTGGTCTGATTTTTGCTGGTTAGGATTAGTAATAATTTTGGGACTGGTTATTAGGTTAACACAATTAACTAGCAAACCTCCCTGGACGGATGAATTTGCCACTATGGTTTTTAGTGTTGGCAATAATTACCAGATAGTGCCGTTAAATCAAATAATTTCCCTCACCACTTTATTAGCACCTCTCCAGAGCAACCATCAGGCAACTATTGCCGATGTAATTAAGTTAGTTATTCAGGAGGATAATCATCCACCTTTATATTTTATTCTCGCCTATCTCTGGAATAAATTATTCTTTGATCGGGGAGAATATGTATCTTTAGAAGGAATGCGATTGCTGGCAGTATTTTGGGGAGTTATTTCGATTCCTTTAATTTATTTTATCAGCAAATTGGTCTTTAAATCTGGCTCGATCGCTTTTCTTGCGGCGATTTTAATGGCGGTTTCTCCCTATGGGGTTTTTATTTCCCAAGAAGCGCGCCATTATACTTTAGCGGTTGTATTTGTCCTCATATCTTTAGGCTGTTTTCTGAGGGCAAGTGGCAAAATTATCCACCGTCAGAGAATATCCCCTACTTTGGTTTTTTTCTGGTTAATTGTCAACTGTATCGGGTTATTAGTCCACTATTTTTTTAGTTTAACTATCCTAGCGGAAGCGATAACTTTATTATTGATTTTATCGAATCAAATCAAACAAAAAAACTTTTGGATAACTAATTGGTGGCGTTTAAGTTTAGTTTTTTTAGGTAACTTGAGCTTTATTATTATTTGGTTTATCACGTTTGTACCCAAAGATTATGGCAATCAGATGACTGGTTGGATTCAGAGAGACAATGATAGTTTTTTAGCAGTAATTAGCCCCTTTTTTCAATTGCTGGGAACATTAATTACTATGCTTTCTCTGCTCCCCGTTGAATCAGAATCTTTAATAATTATCTTGATTTCTGGGGCAATAATGATCGTTTTTTTTCTCTGGATTATCCCACAATTAAAAACAGCGTGGCTAGACTCCTATAAACCAGAATTAGGCATTCTCTCGGCATTTTTTCTCAGTTCAATTGCTATTTTCTTTGTCATCACTTATCTGCTTTCGGTCGATATTACCCGGGGAGCTAGATATAGTTTTGTTTACTTTCCCTCGGTAATTTTAATTCTAGCAATTTTATTAGATAATTGTTGGCAAAGGCAGCAGCAAAAAATCGTAATTATTGTAATTATTATGGCTTTATTTAGTTCCCTAAGTGTTACTTTTAATTTAGGCTATCGTAAGTATTATCGGCCAGATAAATTAGTTACCACTATCGAAAATAATAGCCGTTATCCGTTAGTAATTGCCACCAGCTATAGGAGTTTGGTGCAGGTGGGAGAAATGATGGGGATTGCTTGGGAATTTAACCAAAGATTTCCCGATAAAAACCCTAAGTTTATCTTAGTTAACTCAGGACAAAAGCCAAATTTTAATCTGTCATCTTCTGCCCATTTTGAATTATGGTTAATTAATTTCCATTCTTCAATAGATTTATCGGACTGTCAACTCTCAGAGTTATCCTCCAATTATGTAACAGGTTATCAATATCAAAAGTTTCTCTGTGGGCGATCGATGGATTATAATAATAAAGTTAAGTAG
- a CDS encoding protein jag, with the protein MSIWEQNSEKAKQWLEKLLKLMAMPADVQIGVQELGTGPSSCWLIIDSSQLSPQQVELLLANKGEGLDAIQSLANTILNIGVESAEHQFYIVEINGYRQQRQAELFDWVNQAATQVRQTGQEIELKALSSAERRQIHAFFQEENDLTTESRGVEPDRRLVIRLK; encoded by the coding sequence ATGAGTATATGGGAGCAAAATAGCGAGAAAGCTAAACAATGGCTGGAAAAACTGCTAAAGTTGATGGCCATGCCCGCAGATGTCCAGATTGGTGTGCAGGAATTGGGAACTGGACCTTCCTCCTGTTGGTTAATTATTGATAGCAGTCAATTGAGTCCCCAACAAGTGGAACTCCTCCTCGCTAACAAGGGTGAGGGACTGGATGCGATTCAATCCCTAGCTAATACGATTCTGAATATTGGTGTCGAGTCGGCAGAACATCAGTTCTATATTGTCGAAATCAATGGCTATCGTCAACAAAGACAGGCAGAACTTTTCGACTGGGTGAATCAAGCGGCGACGCAAGTGCGGCAAACAGGACAGGAAATAGAATTAAAAGCCCTATCTTCGGCGGAACGTCGCCAAATTCATGCCTTTTTTCAGGAAGAAAACGATTTAACCACGGAAAGTCGCGGCGTGGAACCCGATCGCAGATTAGTGATTCGTTTAAAGTAG